One Mercurialis annua linkage group LG3, ddMerAnnu1.2, whole genome shotgun sequence DNA window includes the following coding sequences:
- the LOC126671714 gene encoding magnesium-chelatase subunit ChlI, chloroplastic: MLSLLGTSSSSTAFLPRSFSSSISKSSVPSLSLTPGLSFGRKFYGGLGIQGKKGRSQFHLTVTNVATDVSSVEQNVASKENQRPVYPFAAIVGQDEMKLCLLLNVIDPKIGGVMIMGDRGTGKSTTVRSLTDLLPEIEVVLGDPYNSDPEDPESMGIEVRESVMKGKELSVVMTKINMVDLPLGATEDRVCGTIDIEKALTEGVKAFEPGLLAKANRGILYVDEVNLLDDHLVDVLLDSAASGWNTVEREGISISHPARFILIGSGNPEEGELRPQLLDRFGMHAQVGTVRDAELRVKIVEERARFDKNPKEFRESYKVEQEKLQQQITSARANLSQVQIDRDLKVKISKVCSELNVDGLRGDIVTNRAAKAVAALKNRDTVTAEDIATVIPNCLRHRLRKDPLESIDSGLLVIEKFYEVFS, translated from the exons ATGCTCTCCTTACTAggaacttcttcttcttcaactgCATTTCTTCCTAGGTCTTTCTCCTCCTCCATTTCTAAATCTTCAGTTCCTTCCCTCTCCTTAACTCCAG GGCTGAGTTTTGGGAGGAAGTTTTATGGAGGGCTTGGAATTCAAGGTAAGAAAGGGAGGTCTCAGTTCCATCTCACTGTTACCAATGTCGCCACTGATGTCAGCTCAGTTGAacag AATGTTGCTTCTAAAGAAAACCAGAGGCCGGTTTATCCATTTGCTGCTATAGTGGGACAAGATGAGATGAAATTATGCCTTCTGTTAAATGTGATTGATCCCAAGATTGGAGGTGTCATGATTATGGGTGATAGAGGGACAGGGAAGTCTACAACTGTTAGGTCTCTGACGGATTTACTTCCGGAAATTGAAGTAGTTTTGGGTGATCCATATAACTCAGATCCGGAGGATCCCGAATCCATGGGTATTGAAGTCAGAGAGAGCGTCATGAAAGGGAAGGAGCTTTCAGTTGTGATGACCAAAATTAATATGGTTGATTTACCATTAGGAGCTACTGAGGATAGGGTTTGTGGAACAATCGACATTGAAAAGGCTCTCACTGAGGGTGTCAAGGCATTTGAGCCCGGCCTTCTTGCTAAAGCTAATAGAGGGATTCTGTATGTGGATGAAGTTAATCTATTGGATGATCACTTGGTCGATGTTCTGTTAGATTCTGCTGCCTCTGGATGGAACACGGTAGAGAGAGAGGGTATTTCGATTTCACACCCTGCACGGTTTATTTTGATTGGTTCCGGTAATCCTGAAGAAGGGGAGCTCAGGCCTCAGCTGCTCGATAGATTTGGGATGCACGCACAGGTGGGAACGGTCAGGGATGCTGAGCTCAGAGTGAAGATAGTGGAAGAAAGAGCTCGGTTTGACAAAAATCCAAAAGAATTTCGTGAATCTTACAAGGTCGAGCAAGAGAAGCTGCAACAACAAATTACATCAGCTAGGGCTAATCTTTCTCAAGTTCAGATAGATCGTGATCTCAAGGTGAAAATCTCCAAGGTCTGCTCAGAGCTAAATGTTGACGGTTTGAGAGGAGATATTGTGACTAACAGAGCTGCAAAAGCTGTTGCTGCTTTGAAGAATAGAGATACCGTCACTGCTGAAGATATTGCTACCGTCATTCCCAACTGTTTAAGACATCGTCTTAGGAAAGATCCACTGGAATCAATCGACTCAGGTTTACTAGTCATTGAGAAATTCTATGAAGTTTTCAGCTGA
- the LOC126671716 gene encoding nudix hydrolase 22, chloroplastic-like produces MDSINIGEKSPKLISLAQQLHLYKPDESRTTVTVQELDSAESAKPITRAAVLICIFEGNDGELRVILTKRSSTLSSHSGEVALPGGKREEGDADDVETALREAKEEIGLDPSLVDVVAVLEPFVTLRSIAVVPVIGILFDRKAFTPSPNSNEVESIFDVPLEMFLKDENRRAVEKERMGHKYLLHFFDYQSENESYVIWALTAGIMITVASVVYQRQPAFLEQKPPFWSRTSQSDIPKL; encoded by the exons ATGGATTCCATAAACATAGGAGAGAAATCTCCAAAACTTATTTCATTAGCCCAACAGCTTCACCTTTATAAACCTGATGAATCAAGAACTACAGTTACTGTTCAAGAATTGGATTCTGCAGAATCTGCAAAACCAATCACTAGAGCAGCAGTTTTGATTTGCATATTCGAAGGAAATGATGGGGAACTTCGTGTAATTCTCACAAAACGCTCCTCAACACTGTCGTCTCACTCCG GTGAGGTTGCTTTGCCAGGTGGAAAAAGAGAGGAAGGTGATGCTGATGATGTAGAGACTGCCCTGCGAGAGGCTAAGGAAGAGATTGGCTTAGATCCTTCTCTTGTTGATGTCGTTGCTGTTCTTGAACCATTTGTAACTTTG CGCAGCATAGCAGTAGTTCCTGTGATTGGCATCCTCTTTGACAGGAAAGCTTTTACACCATCACCAAACTCCAATGAAGTAGAGTCAATATTTGATGTTCCACTGGAAATGTTTCTTAAG GATGAGAACCGCCGGGCAGTGGAAAAAGAAAGGATGGGACACAAGTACTTGCTCCATTTCTTCGACTATCAATCCGAGAACGAAAGTTATGTGATCTGGGCATTAACTGCCGGAATCATGATCACCGTTGCATCAGTTGTCTACCAGCGACAACCTGCATTTTTGGAGCAGAAGCCGCCATTTTGGAGTAGAACTTCTCAAAGTGATATCCCTAAGTTATAG